The genomic DNA ATATCCGATGCTTGACCCTGAGTACCACCTAGAGGTTGATGTATCATTACTCTGGAGTGTTTTAGGGCTGACCTCTTACCTTTCTCACCAGCACACAATAATACTGCCCCCATAGATGCTGCCATACCTGTACAAATTGTAGAAACACTGGAAGATATAAACTGTATAGTATCATAAATACCTAAACCTGCATACACTTGACCTCCAGGTGTATTTAAATAAATTTCAATGTCTTCTTTTGGTCCACTTGATTCTAAAAAAAGTAATTGAGCTTGAATAATATTTGCTACAGTATCATTAATAGGCACACCCAAGAAAATAATTCTATCCTGCATTAATCTAGAAAAAACATCCATAGTGACTTGACGTCTATTTTCTGTTATTTCCTCTGTAATTGTTGGATTAATATAATTCTGATATGCAGAAGTATAATTATGTATAGTAGTACTACTGATGCCCGCATGTTTGGTAGCATATTTTTTAAATTCTTTTGAACTATCCATTTTAAGATTTTTGATTATTAGCTAATTTAACAAATTCATTTAAAGAAATACTTTTTTTCACAAGTTTCATATTATCCTTAAAATGCTTAACTAACTCTATTATTATTACCTCATTCATCATTCTTTCAGCCTCTTTTTTATTTTTTAAAACATTTTCTACTATGCCATCAATTTCTTTATTGCCCATTTGAATACTTCCATAACTCTTCATCTGTTGTATAACATATGCTTTAGTAAAGTCTTTTAATTTTTCATTAGTAACTTTAATGTTATGTTTTGTGCAAATAGAATTTTCAATTAATTGCCATGATAAATATTTTAAATAATTTTTATATTCCTCATTAAATTCTTTTTCAGTAAATTTCTTCTTAACATTATTCTTTAACCATTTTTTTAAAAATTTATCCGGGAAATCAAGCTGGATTTTTTTTATAAAATAAGTGGAACAATCATTAAAAAACTTCCTGTCTGATTCTTGTATGTACTTAGATTCTAAATCTTCTTTTATAATTTTCTGAAATTCTTTTACAGTCTTAATAGACTTGGATGGATATGCCTTTTTAAATAAGTCATCATTTAACTCAGCAGATACAAGACGACTAATATCGTTAATCGTACATGAAAAATATTTAGCCACATTAGAAACCTCTTCCTTAGAAATCTTTAACATAGAGGCAATATCCACATTATTTGAAAATGCTTTATTCAACTCAAATACTATAGAATTTGATTTTACTAAATTTAAAAATTTTGACCTCAATTTTTTATCTTCAATTTTATCAATCAAGATTGAGGTCTCAATATTTATACCATTAACAACTGTTTGCTTCTTATCATCTAATTCAACAAGTAAAACCTTAAGCATATCACCATCATTTATGGAGTCAAATGACTTAACACTTCCAAATCTTTTTTGTAAAGATAATTGATGATCATCAATTTCTTTTTTCTCTGGTTTAATAGTAAAATAATCAATTTTTGTATTTTCAACTTTGGATAAATCAACTTCTGGTTGTAGACCAATCTCAAATTCAAAATCATATTCAGAATTATTAATAAAATCCACCTTATTCTCAATTGGCAAGGGATTACCTAATATGGATATGTCTTTTTCGGTAATATATTTTTGTATTCCATTAGATAAGATTTTATTTATCTCCTCAACACGTATGGCCAACTCATATTTCTTTTTTACAAGACCCATTGGCACTTTACCAATTCTAAAACCAGGCATATTCATTTTTTTTTGATAATCTACTAAAGATTTGTTTACAGTAGACTTATAGTCATCCGCACTAATTTTAGCACTTAACATTAAAGTATTAGTATCTGTTTTTTTTTGAGTAATCTTCATATTTCTTATAATTAAGCTAGCAAATATAGTGAAATCGTTGAGGATTTATTTTCTATTTAGTTGATTATCTTAATAATACTTTAGATTCTTTATTTAAATTTTTTGTTA from Flavobacteriales bacterium TMED191 includes the following:
- a CDS encoding ATP-dependent Clp protease proteolytic subunit, with the protein product MDSSKEFKKYATKHAGISSTTIHNYTSAYQNYINPTITEEITENRRQVTMDVFSRLMQDRIIFLGVPINDTVANIIQAQLLFLESSGPKEDIEIYLNTPGGQVYAGLGIYDTIQFISSSVSTICTGMAASMGAVLLCAGEKGKRSALKHSRVMIHQPLGGTQGQASDIQIVAQEIDKLKKELYEIIAHHSNKTYSQVTKDGDRDFWMTSKEALEYGMIDEILLPDSKK